The DNA window ATCCATGTATGGTTGCCTCGATATATACTTCTCGTAATATAAATGTATGGAAGAAGATGCAGCAACGAATAATCGATTAAAACATTCCATGCgttgtaaaatctctttcttttctctttcatcatcattttcatcacCGCTGTAATCCTCAACTATACTCATCACCTGTGAAAAAAttttatatccaaaatcatatttaaacaactattgataaaactaatttagtataaataagtagaacataaaATCAATATCCAAAGACCAAacataaacaactattaataaaactagattacacataaataaatagaatataaattcaatatccaaagaccaaacataaacaactattaataaaactagattacacttaaataaatagaacataaattcaatatccaaaaaccaaacataaataaatattgataaaaCTAGTTTAACGTTGTTGTTTAGTCACATAATAGATATCTCTTAATCCACATTGAAGATCAGAAAATGTTCAACTATCCTCCATTTCCGACTTAAGCCACAAAGCTCTAATCTtgggattaattgataaaaacataattcGCTTGTCCTTATTGAGCAATAATTTAAGTGCGAAAAAGTATAGCGAACTAGCTTCTGGAACTTCCTCCGACATGCTGTCAAGCTACTTTGACTGCTTGCGGAATACCATATGGATCCATAACAGGAGTCAAACTAGATGTGGCTTGACTCATATTGTCAGCTGCAttgcataatttttctatttgactGGACAATCTAGCAGCCCCTCCAATTTGCTTTGACGATTTCTTTCTTCCAGTTTTAAAATGTGAACTTGATGTCTccgggttttttcttttttgaccgTTCCCATCAATTTGAAcatcatttgaaatgtgaacatCATTTCTCATATTCTCttcttcattctcttcaggtaTTTCGTTGGTAACATCCTCAAAAAAATCACTCCGGAGTGTACCAGAAGAAGGTGCCCATGCTTTATCTCCTGTTGCAACTATCCCCATGAACATTTGATCTAACTTCCCTTCAAATTCGGGATCAATGCCCGAAGTTCGAAATTTTTGAGCTTCAGGCACAACCTACATATAAAATGATAGTTTAATAACAGTAATTATCAATAAGctcataaataagaaaaaaaaatattcagaatTATTAATGTACCTGTAGCCTACTCTCCCACCAATCATCCGATGCATCAACCGTTCTTTTTATAGGATTCCACCCTAAACCAGTATCTTCGCCTTTAAGTTTCTTCCAAGCTTTCCATTCTTTTTTTAGGGCATCCCACCTATTTTTAAGTTGTCTTTGTGAAAAACCCTTTCCCGTTTCTTTCTCAAAGTTGGTCATTATTTTCAACCATCCTTCTCTCGTAAAATGTGAGTACCAGGCCTATTGCCTTTCAATATCTCTTTAATACAAATATCACAAAATATTTCTGTCAATCTCTTATCCCACATTGCTTTCACCTTGTCACCACTAACTTCAACCGCCGAAGTACTCATCTATTGTGTATACGAACATATTCGTTGAAGCCAGTAAagcaatcaagaaaatcaaaCATTCCATAAGTATATTTGTTTACATGTATATGAAAATACATATTCTAATATGAAAATACATATTCTAATATTAATTTTACCAAAGAATTTTGCAAAATGATACATCAATGTTAACTGCATCCAACTATTCAAAATCCAAGGCAAAAGCAATAAAAGAAACGTAATAAGCTCACAAACCTGGGATTTACTTTGTCAAGTCCAAGAACCAAGGAATTCCAGAATAGGTTTATTGAGAATAAGCTGAAAATAGTAAAggggaaataaattaaaaaataatatattgtaaATCAATCATATTAAACTTAAATATATTGTAAATCATTTACAAAATATATTGTAAACCATATTAAACTTTTTTAACCTTAGTAATAAGAGaaaactttgataaaactttaaCTTACTGCATAATAAACCAAGAATTCAAGAGAAGATAAATAAACAAACTTTTTTAACTATGCAATTAAAAACAGATGAAATTAACTATGAAATTAACCTTTTTTAACTATGTTTGATCCTAAAAGGGATGTATAAACGGATGAAATTAACCTTTTTTTAACTATGGAAACAACAATGCCAAATAATGAAGCTTTTCATGCTACAATAATTTACTGTGAAAAAgagaagataaataaataaacttaaaacaaGCATGTGAGTGTCAGAGTATAAAAGgctaaatatttcaaaatatctaGAAATAATCCAACAAGCCACCTAAAGCTTGTCTGCATAATCACTGCTTGCTTAAAAGACAGCTTAGAACAAAATCTGACCAGCAACATTAACATAATTCTCTTCCAATCATTCCAATAAACAAACAAGAGGTTCAATTTATACATCCCTTTTAGGATCAAACATGCCAACCTTATCAAACAGTTTAGCTAGTAAGTTATTCAATAGTTCTTCATTATCCAATACAAGGAATCACAGGTGTCCAAAATACTTAGACAACACAGTATAATAAATACTTTCAGTTTATCGCATTCGGCATTAGCTATATGATCAATGGCAGAGCAAAAATTCAATAAAGCCTTCAAATTTAAAATGCCATTTCTCAAACCAGTCGACTGTGAAACATATCAGTCTTTGACCTTAGTTTCAGAGTAATACATCTTAAAAGCTTTAGGTAGATAAACAGGCAACCAGAACCCAAACAGATTGAAGCACCAAAACCCCATATTAGCCAAAGCCAGCACTCTTCCTACGTAAACTCTCTTACCAGACCCCGCATACTCGTTATCCACCATTG is part of the Gossypium hirsutum isolate 1008001.06 chromosome D11, Gossypium_hirsutum_v2.1, whole genome shotgun sequence genome and encodes:
- the LOC107913049 gene encoding uncharacterized protein At2g29880-like isoform X2, with amino-acid sequence MTNFEKETGKGFSQRQLKNRWDALKKEWKAWKKLKGEDTGLGWNPIKRTVDASDDWWESRLQVVPEAQKFRTSGIDPEFEGKLDQMFMGIVATGDKAWAPSSGTLRSDFFEDVTNEIPEENEEENMRNDVHISNDVQIDGNGQKRKNPETSSSHFKTGRKKSSKQIGGAARLSSQIEKLCNAADNMSQATSSLTPVMDPYGIPQAVKVA